The region CAAATCGTATTTATTAAAAAACAAAGGACAGGCTTCGGAATATGATCCACCTTTCGCTGGTGGAAAAGGAAATTATGTATTTTCACCAGCTTTTATTTATAACCAACAAAATGGTGGTGTAGATAAAGGTTTGTATTACTATAAAACGATGGAATTTTTAAAATCTAACGGTGCCGCTCCTTGGAGTAGTATGCCTTATTCTGATAAAGATTATCTTTCACAACCTTCACAAAGTTCTAAAAAAGAAGCACTCAAATACAAAATTAAATCATTCTCTAGATTGAATTATAAAAATCCAGATGAGATTAAGCGTGCGTTAGCTGGGAAAAATGTGGTACTGGTGGGAATGATCATTGATGATGCCTTTTATAAGGTAAAAGGTTCCGCTGTTTATGATCAGAACAGTGGGCAAAGTTACGGTGGTCATGCCATGACGATCGTTGGTTATGATGATAATAAAAAATCGAAATCTGGGAAGATGGGAGCCTTTAAATTACAAAACTCTTGGGGAACGAATTGGGGGGATAAAGGTTTCGGTTGGGTGTCTTATTCAATGCTTGCTAAAGTAGGGCAAGAGACTTATGCCATTATCGATGAACCAGCCCCACAAAACACACCAACAGTGGTGGCACCAACAAAAAAACAGGTGGTTCCACCGACTGAGATCAAAGTTTCTAAAGGGGAATTTGATACAAAAATTATATTAACATGGAATCACCAAGACTTGGCAGTTGCCTATTTAATTCAAAGGAAAGAAGAAGGTGCATTTTATGATTTAGCGTATGCTGATAAACCAAGTTTTACTGATTTATATGTATCGCCTAATTCTACTTATTCGTACAGGATCCTTTCCATTGGTTCAGAAGAAGTTTCTGTGGCTTCTTTGGAAGTAGAGGGATTTACAGCAGCTGAACCACAGTCAGGGAATATTGGTCAAGTGGTTGGTCTTACAGGCACCGTTTATGTAAATGGAAATACACCGAATGTAGAATTAAGTTGGTCCGCATTGGACGGGGCAACGAGTTATTCGATTGCACGTTCTGATTCTTCCCTGAAATGGAAGAATATTGGAACGAGTAAAACTCCAAGTTTTATTGATCCATCTCCAAAACTAGGAGAATCTAATTTTTACCGAGTCAATGCGCTTGTGCAATCAAAACTAACCGGAGATTGGAGTGAATCTGTAGCTATCGATGTAGCAGACCAAAACGTACTACCTAATCAAGTGAGTCACTTAACTGCGACTAGTGGAGATTATGCGAATAAAATTATTTTAAATTGGGATGCAGCTCCTGGTGCAAAAACATATTATTTATATCGATTTGATGAAAGAGCTGAACCTTCTGGTCAATTCGAAATTTCTGGAACGAGTTATACTGATTCCGATCCATCCATTCAAAATGGAAATCAATATTTATATACTATTATTTCTGCCAATGATCTCGGTTATGCAGAACCTAGTGAAGTTGCCATTGGAAAAACTGATCCTGCACTTACAAAGAGAGCAGGTGGTGTGACATTGGCTCCACCAAAACAATTGTTATCAAATGCTGTTGGTAAGGACAAAATAGTAACTTTAAAATGGGATTCTGTAAAAGATAGTTTTGAATATTATATTTATCGCAAACAGATGAAAGGTGGTGGCAAGTTAGGGAAACTTGAATTTGTTTCCGGTGTTGATTCTAAAAAAAATACCTTTAGTGAAACCTTTCCCGGAAACTCTGGTGATTTATTTTTATACTCAGTTCGCTCGAAATCGGAATTTGGTTTTGAATCGAAGGATTCCAATTTTGTATCTGTATTTTGGAATGAACCAAAAAACCAAGTGAAAAAAAGAGCTATGTCTTTGGAAGAATTACCAACTTCTTTTGTGGGGAAATGGTCTTCCATGTATTGGAATCCAAAATCTGGTCCACAAACTGTTATGGTAGAAATTTTAGGGAACGGACAAGATTTTACCGCTAAATTAAAGTTAAACGAAAAAGAGATTCAGCAATTTAAAGGATCGTGGACACCTGGAAGCCATTCTTTAAAAACAAATGGATTTTTGTTTGAATTATCGAAATCATTAGAAGGAAATTCGTTGGCTCAGTTCCAATCCATCAAAGATTTTGAGAATGGAACAGAACTGAGTTTTATCAAAGAAAAATAATTTAGATTTTCACTTTGTTAAAGTGGAAATTTAAATTGTTTGTAAATAAATCCAAAGTGCCTTGAGTTCTGTGTCCGTTAGTTGGCCCAAACTTTGCCAAGGCATTGGAAATTTCATCTCTGAACCATCGGGACGTTTTCCTGTTCTGATCGTTTGGATGAAACTACTTTCTGTATAATTTGTTAGTCCGGCTTTACTGATATCTTGAGACGGTGGCCATTCGGGAGGAGCTCCTTGGATGGGTTCACCTTTTAAACTAAATCCATGACAACCAGTACAAGTGGATGCAACATATTTTCCATATTCCAACGAAACTGAAGGTTTAATATTTGTTAAGTGAACCATATCATGATTGATGATTTCAGCAGAAACAAAAACTGGAATTTCTCCAATCAAATATAAAAATCTTCCCAAAGGGCCTGGTTTGATATCTCCTTGTGGTTTGTCTACGGCAGGAGTGGAACGTAAATAGGAAATCAATTTACCAACGTCTTCGTTGGTCATTCCTTGGAAATCGGTTGAGGGCATAAAAATTAAAGCCTTACCATTTTTTCCTACACCATGTCGGATTGCGACAGCAAGTTCTTCATCCGATCTGTCTGATAAAACTCCACCTTTACCCGATGTTAGGTTAGCTCCGGATAGAGTTCCGATGGCTGGATCCTGAATGAATGTCCTTCCACTTCCATCTACATCATGACAATCTCCGCAACCTCTGGATTGGTAGAGGCGTTTTCCTTCGGTTGTGTCAGCGGGTTTAGAAAATTTGGGTATGGGGACAGACTTTACTTCGTAGGTTTTGTTCATCCGTATCGAACTGATCATATAGATGGTTGTGACCAAGAGAACGAAAAAGCCCACTAAGGAAAGAAAGGTGAAAAGAAAGATTCGGGATATTTTTTTCATAGGTGGAGGAATTAGAATCGAAATAAGGATTTGGTCAAGTGGGATTTGGGTGTTTGGGTGTACAGGATTGGATATGAGTATCCCCGCCCGATTGGAGGGTGGGGAACTAGACCCGCCTCCCAATGAGTTCCAAATATCACAATCCTTTGAAAAAGGAAATTTCTTTCCAAAACCTAAAAATTTTTAGTTTGGGAAAGTTCATATTTCTCTCTGTTTGGGTCCTGTTTGTATTTGGTTTTTCCCGCCACCGATCGCAGTGGAAATCCTTTCCCGAAGGGAAAGATTGGAACGGAGAGCGGGATCGCTTTTTAGTGTTGATTAGGGTTTACGAATCAATTGCGAGGCACCCAATCATCAACTATAGGTTGTTAGGGTATGGCATTGTGACGAATCCTTTAAAACCATCTTGGTAAACGGCTAGGTATAATTTTTCTTTTCCTGGAACAACAACGATGATATAGGAGAATAAACTTCCGTCGTGGACTGCGTAGTATATCGGATTTTTTCCGTTAGGTGATAGTGCGATGATACTTGTTTTTTTAGATACTGGTTGTAATTTTTCAGGGATGTAGAGGACAAGCCGTTTCCAAAATGGATGTTTGTGTAGCCATGTAATGAGTTTGGATCTTTCTACGGGGATGGCTATCCAAATCCGTCCGTTTGGATCTCTGTCCATACCGTCAGGAAATCCAGGAAGGCCGTCGATGACTAGTTCGTCTTTTCCTGATTTATCGCCGCTTAAGTGTAATCGAATGAGTCTGGATTTTGAAAGTTCATTGAGCAAGATAGAAGATTCGAATTCATTTTCTTTTTCTGAATATTCTAATAAAATACCATCTAAGTATGTGTATTGGTGTGCGATCAAACTTGCAGTGTTATCTTTTAAATCATATTTCCAAAGATGTCCATTCCGTCCTAAAGTGAGAACTTCTTGTTTTGATTGTATGCTGACTCCTAGGATTGAGTTTGGATGATCATAAGGTTCTGTGAAATAGATTCTTTCTCCGTCTTTACTAATAGCCAAGTCGTCCGCTTTTTCCACATTTCGGCTGTTAGTGCTATTTAACTCGCTAATTGGAATTTTAGTTTCCTTACCTTTGGAATAAAAAATACCAATTTGACCATTGGATGGTTCTTTTGTTTTGTCTACAAGGGGAACTCGTGTGCCGATCTTACGAATTTGTTTTGTGGAGATAGTCAATTCGTAAATTCCTGGTGATTCGTTTATGTTACTTTCATGTTGTTTTCCTCGAGACAAACACATATAAATGATATCTTGATTTTTTGGATGAAACACCATACCGCCAGGTAGAAGTGGAGTTTTTACAAAAGGTTCCGCTAGGTTAGTGGTTAGATCAACTTTCCAAATCCATCCATCAATGGAAGCAACAAAGGCTCTCCCTAAATTCTCTTGTAGGAGGATTTCATCTTGGGCTGGTAAATTTGATCCATCAATTGTTACATTTTGTTTGATGGGATCACCTTCGGATTTGATTGATTCTATAGAAGTGTTGTAAGGAAGGTCAACAGGCCCTTTGATTTGATTTTTAAAATATTCTTCTGGTGTTCTACAGGAAAATAAAATCAAAAATACAAAAAGTATAAATACGGAAATGGAGTTTCGAACATTTTGGAATGATGGAAAGTTTATAATGAATTTGTTCATTTTACTATTCACCTAACTTTAAGCTATCGGTAGGTATGGAATATAGTCCTCTAGAGTTTGTGTCAAAGGATGGAAAATAAAGAGAGTTTAAATTGGGAACCACTACTGAGATATCTTTGATTTTGGAACCATCATGCATTGAATAGTATAATGTTTTTTTGCCGGATGGATCGAGTAAAAGGATTCCTGTTTTTTTTGCGATGGGAAGGATTCGTTGTGGAATCGATAATAGAAATGGTTTTAGCCATGGGTTGTTGTGAACAAAATTGATAAGTCCCGAACGTGGTTTGATGATACCAACCCAAATTCTACCTAATGTATCTCGTTCTAAACCATCAGCCAATCCAGGAAGATTTTCGAATAAAATTTCGAAGCTTCCTTCTTGTTTACCACTGATGTTTGCTTTGATGATTCTGAACTTTGTTGTTTCAGTGATGATGACTGATTCTTCTGCAGAAGCAGAATGATCGGCAATGACGATACCATCAATAAAAGTAAATCCATTCATGATGAGAGAAACTGTATTTTGTTTTCTATCATACATCCAAAGTTTGCCATGAGGATAAAGTCCAATCGCTTCGGGAACGGCACCACTTCCCATTGCTGCATTAGGTCTTTCAAATGGTTCTGAAATATAGATTCGATTTCCATCCTTAGATACGGCGAGATCATTACATAAAGAGAAAGGTCTTGCATTGGACTCGTTTAATTCTTTAAGAGAGAAGGTCGGTCGTTTTGCCTTTGGATAAACCGTTTCAAAATCTGATTTTTCTAATTTAGGTAAATTGAGTAATAGAGGAACTACAGATTTTGTTTTGATATTGATTTCATATAAACCAACACGATTGGTTTCATCATAACTAACTCCACCAAGTCTTGAAGCACAAGCGAGTATGGATTCATTGGATTTGTTTGAAAATTGTAAGCCTGCTGGATTCACGGGAGGTTTAACCCAAGCTTCGGCTGCATTTGTTTTGAAATCTAATTTCCAAACCCAACCATCCATTCCGGACGCATAAGCGATTTGATTTTTGTTATCGAAGATTAGATCGTCATGACCAGGTAACTCAGGAAAGTCGATTTTTAAATGGTTCAAAAAAGGATCTGGTTTACTTACTTCTAAAATAGAATCAGGGACCTTTCCTAGTTTATAGGCTTCTCCAATTTTGATATTACCGGAATTACATCCAATGAATAGAAAAAAGATAATTGAGTAGATACAATAAATAGTGTTTATAGAGAATAAAG is a window of Leptospira kanakyensis DNA encoding:
- a CDS encoding c-type cytochrome, whose translation is MNKTYEVKSVPIPKFSKPADTTEGKRLYQSRGCGDCHDVDGSGRTFIQDPAIGTLSGANLTSGKGGVLSDRSDEELAVAIRHGVGKNGKALIFMPSTDFQGMTNEDVGKLISYLRSTPAVDKPQGDIKPGPLGRFLYLIGEIPVFVSAEIINHDMVHLTNIKPSVSLEYGKYVASTCTGCHGFSLKGEPIQGAPPEWPPSQDISKAGLTNYTESSFIQTIRTGKRPDGSEMKFPMPWQSLGQLTDTELKALWIYLQTI
- a CDS encoding SMP-30/gluconolactonase/LRE family protein, which translates into the protein MNKFIINFPSFQNVRNSISVFILFVFLILFSCRTPEEYFKNQIKGPVDLPYNTSIESIKSEGDPIKQNVTIDGSNLPAQDEILLQENLGRAFVASIDGWIWKVDLTTNLAEPFVKTPLLPGGMVFHPKNQDIIYMCLSRGKQHESNINESPGIYELTISTKQIRKIGTRVPLVDKTKEPSNGQIGIFYSKGKETKIPISELNSTNSRNVEKADDLAISKDGERIYFTEPYDHPNSILGVSIQSKQEVLTLGRNGHLWKYDLKDNTASLIAHQYTYLDGILLEYSEKENEFESSILLNELSKSRLIRLHLSGDKSGKDELVIDGLPGFPDGMDRDPNGRIWIAIPVERSKLITWLHKHPFWKRLVLYIPEKLQPVSKKTSIIALSPNGKNPIYYAVHDGSLFSYIIVVVPGKEKLYLAVYQDGFKGFVTMPYPNNL
- a CDS encoding C1 family peptidase, whose amino-acid sequence is MILKLNRLIFGSLILFASAILAEEFDPSSVRSPGCKPGTFSCGYIPSSKEIQDSIPLKRDFNSFDELPKSIDLSSMMPPVGNQGQQNSCVAWASGYAIKSYLLKNKGQASEYDPPFAGGKGNYVFSPAFIYNQQNGGVDKGLYYYKTMEFLKSNGAAPWSSMPYSDKDYLSQPSQSSKKEALKYKIKSFSRLNYKNPDEIKRALAGKNVVLVGMIIDDAFYKVKGSAVYDQNSGQSYGGHAMTIVGYDDNKKSKSGKMGAFKLQNSWGTNWGDKGFGWVSYSMLAKVGQETYAIIDEPAPQNTPTVVAPTKKQVVPPTEIKVSKGEFDTKIILTWNHQDLAVAYLIQRKEEGAFYDLAYADKPSFTDLYVSPNSTYSYRILSIGSEEVSVASLEVEGFTAAEPQSGNIGQVVGLTGTVYVNGNTPNVELSWSALDGATSYSIARSDSSLKWKNIGTSKTPSFIDPSPKLGESNFYRVNALVQSKLTGDWSESVAIDVADQNVLPNQVSHLTATSGDYANKIILNWDAAPGAKTYYLYRFDERAEPSGQFEISGTSYTDSDPSIQNGNQYLYTIISANDLGYAEPSEVAIGKTDPALTKRAGGVTLAPPKQLLSNAVGKDKIVTLKWDSVKDSFEYYIYRKQMKGGGKLGKLEFVSGVDSKKNTFSETFPGNSGDLFLYSVRSKSEFGFESKDSNFVSVFWNEPKNQVKKRAMSLEELPTSFVGKWSSMYWNPKSGPQTVMVEILGNGQDFTAKLKLNEKEIQQFKGSWTPGSHSLKTNGFLFELSKSLEGNSLAQFQSIKDFENGTELSFIKEK
- a CDS encoding SMP-30/gluconolactonase/LRE family protein; its protein translation is MKSLFSINTIYCIYSIIFFLFIGCNSGNIKIGEAYKLGKVPDSILEVSKPDPFLNHLKIDFPELPGHDDLIFDNKNQIAYASGMDGWVWKLDFKTNAAEAWVKPPVNPAGLQFSNKSNESILACASRLGGVSYDETNRVGLYEINIKTKSVVPLLLNLPKLEKSDFETVYPKAKRPTFSLKELNESNARPFSLCNDLAVSKDGNRIYISEPFERPNAAMGSGAVPEAIGLYPHGKLWMYDRKQNTVSLIMNGFTFIDGIVIADHSASAEESVIITETTKFRIIKANISGKQEGSFEILFENLPGLADGLERDTLGRIWVGIIKPRSGLINFVHNNPWLKPFLLSIPQRILPIAKKTGILLLDPSGKKTLYYSMHDGSKIKDISVVVPNLNSLYFPSFDTNSRGLYSIPTDSLKLGE